One Triplophysa dalaica isolate WHDGS20190420 chromosome 11, ASM1584641v1, whole genome shotgun sequence genomic window carries:
- the ccdc85a gene encoding coiled-coil domain-containing protein 85A isoform X2 — translation MEKPVQPQLQSTTSKSSEGLSDDLSKLTDEDLLKWSKEELVRRLRRTEAEKMSVIVDHSNLIREVNRRLQQHLNEIRGLKEVNQKLQEDNQELRDLCCFLDDDRQKGKKVSREWQRLGRYSAGIMRKEVTLYLQKLKELEQRQEEVVRENLELRELCLMLDEEKGSGGAAGSVGTGAPPGCRNSIDSQSSLSHASGPGPGLLRDVGDGSSTSSAGSTDSPDHLTHKQQLLGGPAGGSPDHLHKPGSGEEAPRSEHPGRRHSTSQEYTAHTFPQVCRSRCGSFSSPDHKGLRGLSPEKHGKSLPRCVPEPFSKHLLVSSQPPGSPDLFQKHRGSMGSACMSPEPNQILSGTPEHLQKGRIISGSPEMLRHHYGAGHEHSKFGSPAREMAQKRPGGEEMSPHQRNIYSALISAGCCTSACRSVKLWDSFNAS, via the exons ATGGAAAAGCCCGTCCAGCCTCAGCTGCAGTCGACCACATCCAAGAGCTCAGAGGGTCTGTCGGATGATCTTTCCAAACTTACGGATGAAGATCTTCTGAAATGGAGCAAGGAGGAGCTGGTGCGCCGGCTGCGCAGAACAGAAGCGGAGAAGATGAGCGTCATAGTGGACCACAGCAATCTCATCCGAGAGGTGAACCGCAGGCTTCAGCAGCACCTGAACGAGATCCGGGGGCTGAAG GAGGTAAATCAGAAGCTGCAGGAGGACAACCAGGAGCTGAGGGATCTCTGCTGCTTTCTGGATGACGATCGTCAGAAAGGGAAAAAGGTGTCCAGGGAGTGGCAGCGCCTGGGGCGGTACAGCGCAGGGATCATGCGTAAGGAAGTCACATTGTACCTGCAGAAGCTGAAAGAGCTGGAACAGCGTCAGGAGGAGGTGGTGAGAGAGAACCTGGAACTGAGAGAGTTGTGCCTAATGCTGGATGAGGAGAAGGGCTCTGGAGGTGCGGCCGGATCAGTGGGCACCGGGGCTCCACCCGGCTGCAGGAATTCAATCGATAGCCAGAGCAGCCTATCTCATGCCAGCGGTCCTGGGCCTGGGCTCCTGAGAGATGTGGGTGATGGGAGCAGTACCTCCAGCGCGGGCAGCACCGACAGCCCTGACCATCTCACGCATAAGCAGCAGCTGTTGGGCGGCCCCGCTGGAGGCAGTCCTGACCACCTTCATAAGCCAGGCTCGGGGGAGGAGGCACCGCGTTCTGAGCACCCAGGGCGCAGACACAGCACTAGCCAGGAGTACACGGCTCATACCTTTCCCCAGGTGTGCCGGTCTCGGTGTGGGTCCTTCTCCAGTCCAGACCACAAAGGCCTACGAGGGCTCAGTCCCGAGAAACATGGCAAGAGCTTGCCCAGATGCGTTCCAGAGCCGTTTTCGAAACATCTGCTGGTGTCTTCTCAGCCACCCGGCAGTCCTGACCTTTTCCAGAAGCACAGGGGCAGTATGGGAAGTGCGTGTATGAGTCCGGAGCCCAATCAGATTTTATCAGGGACACCAGAACACCTCCAGAAGGGCCGCATCATATCTGGGAGCCCCGAGATGTTGAGGCATCATTATGGCGCCGGCCACGAGCACAGCAAGTTTGGCAGCCCTGCCCGTGAGATGGCACAGAAGAGGCCGGGTGGAGAGGAGATGTCCCCTCATCAACGGAACATCTATAGCG
- the ccdc85a gene encoding coiled-coil domain-containing protein 85A isoform X1, producing the protein MEKPVQPQLQSTTSKSSEGLSDDLSKLTDEDLLKWSKEELVRRLRRTEAEKMSVIVDHSNLIREVNRRLQQHLNEIRGLKEVNQKLQEDNQELRDLCCFLDDDRQKGKKVSREWQRLGRYSAGIMRKEVTLYLQKLKELEQRQEEVVRENLELRELCLMLDEEKGSGGAAGSVGTGAPPGCRNSIDSQSSLSHASGPGPGLLRDVGDGSSTSSAGSTDSPDHLTHKQQLLGGPAGGSPDHLHKPGSGEEAPRSEHPGRRHSTSQEYTAHTFPQVCRSRCGSFSSPDHKGLRGLSPEKHGKSLPRCVPEPFSKHLLVSSQPPGSPDLFQKHRGSMGSACMSPEPNQILSGTPEHLQKGRIISGSPEMLRHHYGAGHEHSKFGSPAREMAQKRPGGEEMSPHQRNIYSVPRCRETHRLNPLPPIEDTAFDLDQPPLPNSDISWLLYQRMQKCQTLGQF; encoded by the exons ATGGAAAAGCCCGTCCAGCCTCAGCTGCAGTCGACCACATCCAAGAGCTCAGAGGGTCTGTCGGATGATCTTTCCAAACTTACGGATGAAGATCTTCTGAAATGGAGCAAGGAGGAGCTGGTGCGCCGGCTGCGCAGAACAGAAGCGGAGAAGATGAGCGTCATAGTGGACCACAGCAATCTCATCCGAGAGGTGAACCGCAGGCTTCAGCAGCACCTGAACGAGATCCGGGGGCTGAAG GAGGTAAATCAGAAGCTGCAGGAGGACAACCAGGAGCTGAGGGATCTCTGCTGCTTTCTGGATGACGATCGTCAGAAAGGGAAAAAGGTGTCCAGGGAGTGGCAGCGCCTGGGGCGGTACAGCGCAGGGATCATGCGTAAGGAAGTCACATTGTACCTGCAGAAGCTGAAAGAGCTGGAACAGCGTCAGGAGGAGGTGGTGAGAGAGAACCTGGAACTGAGAGAGTTGTGCCTAATGCTGGATGAGGAGAAGGGCTCTGGAGGTGCGGCCGGATCAGTGGGCACCGGGGCTCCACCCGGCTGCAGGAATTCAATCGATAGCCAGAGCAGCCTATCTCATGCCAGCGGTCCTGGGCCTGGGCTCCTGAGAGATGTGGGTGATGGGAGCAGTACCTCCAGCGCGGGCAGCACCGACAGCCCTGACCATCTCACGCATAAGCAGCAGCTGTTGGGCGGCCCCGCTGGAGGCAGTCCTGACCACCTTCATAAGCCAGGCTCGGGGGAGGAGGCACCGCGTTCTGAGCACCCAGGGCGCAGACACAGCACTAGCCAGGAGTACACGGCTCATACCTTTCCCCAGGTGTGCCGGTCTCGGTGTGGGTCCTTCTCCAGTCCAGACCACAAAGGCCTACGAGGGCTCAGTCCCGAGAAACATGGCAAGAGCTTGCCCAGATGCGTTCCAGAGCCGTTTTCGAAACATCTGCTGGTGTCTTCTCAGCCACCCGGCAGTCCTGACCTTTTCCAGAAGCACAGGGGCAGTATGGGAAGTGCGTGTATGAGTCCGGAGCCCAATCAGATTTTATCAGGGACACCAGAACACCTCCAGAAGGGCCGCATCATATCTGGGAGCCCCGAGATGTTGAGGCATCATTATGGCGCCGGCCACGAGCACAGCAAGTTTGGCAGCCCTGCCCGTGAGATGGCACAGAAGAGGCCGGGTGGAGAGGAGATGTCCCCTCATCAACGGAACATCTATAGCG TTCCCCGCTGCAGGGAAACCCACCGGCTCAACCCTCTCCCTCCCATAGAGGACACTGCATTTGACCTTGATCAACCTCCTCTTCCTAA
- the soul2 gene encoding heme-binding protein soul2, whose translation MARTLVSTVGLLVVPMLFSCAGCWKGPWFCHGWECPTFTLVNEYEGFEERYYDTSYWITTDTVSTSEDDVSTGFWKLYNFNQWENKEKKLIEMTRPVVMSLMEAGGMGERQASVSFYQTTPDIPEPNDKTIRVKVVPGCTVYVRSFGGVPKYDVVMREVKSLKEKVKAAGKQFIGNRFDAAGYDPPWVFVNRHNEVWLHAL comes from the exons ATGGCGAGAACTCTAGTTTCAACTGTGGGTCTTCTGGTTGTACCCATGTTATTTTCATGTGCAGGATGTTGGAAGGGACCCTGGTTTTGTCATGGGTGGGAATGTCCCACGTTTACTCTCGTAAATGAATATGAG ggATTTGAGGAGCGCTACTATGACACCAGCTATTGGATTACCACTGATACTGTGAGCACCAGTGAAGATGATGTAAGCACCGGATTTTGGAAACTGTATAACTTCAATCAATgggaaaacaaagaaa AGAAGTTGATTGAGATGACTCGGCCTGTGGTGATGTCGCTGATGGAAGCTGGTGGTATGGGAGAGAGACAGGCGTCCGTTTCATTCTATCAGACTACCCCTGATATCCCTGAGCCCAATGACAAGACTATCAGAGTAAAAGTAGTGCCAGGCTGCACTGTCTATGTCAG GTCATTTGGGGGGGTGCCAAAATATGATGTCGTCATGAGGGAGGTTAAGAGTCTTAAGGAGAAAGTCAAGGCTGCTGGAAAGCAGTTTATTGGAAACAGGTTTGATGCAGCTGGTTATGATCCACCATGGGTGTTTGTCAACAGACATAATGAAGTTTGGCTGCATGCACTTTAA